A window from Dermacentor albipictus isolate Rhodes 1998 colony chromosome 10, USDA_Dalb.pri_finalv2, whole genome shotgun sequence encodes these proteins:
- the LOC135912085 gene encoding uncharacterized protein isoform X2, with amino-acid sequence MRANIYLLATPAAWNINAHIITGTSNYGVKAAATLQAFYTSCIKEIWQPHLRLRDTLTAVFDIASISKRMSHAQLLRFALEVQTRYNLFFYFDVYLDEGVTYFIRNLARLSEFEHICDDACNATVLSSVNAYLDANCTNKQITAWENLFSEDDSPRDEVAWAEVTMAFGGMEAEQLKAILLEFFIDVDINKFAIVYSKAELFADVARLWNVANQPLSLCHALMMVALSALDGIVTDGPDLKSPTLRSGEACLLHLRRSVQLLRATYVAALTSPEKDRQLSSIFEATRRSFIGYEPLRELVATGNDTANFENLMRSMTLMLPGDLVLREMNAPVLNNSGFVRNIFRLTRFEHDTIFEKQRRGLPVLAEAWLEYTPERMLFVNPRTLYVTAPAYAWLSSGTANPLLADAPVMASRMASLMWSSVRQWDGWSSRTQIALQSFQDCVQQSESLSVYHDEEDLFTLTMGLRIAAIVAAASYAGGDPARTEWFRMKLAWCLERMSEAQFFYARYAYFRCSVDGSRDLVNGAIRHSTDFSIAFQCQPMRNVGNESGCSDFATTRADF; translated from the exons ATGCGGGCGAATATATATTTGCTCGCTACCCCGGCCGCG TGGAACATCAATGCCCACATCATTACGGGCACCTCGAACTACGGTGTGAAAGCCGCTGCAACACTTCAGGCGTTCTACACATCGTGCATCAAGGAGATATGGCAGCCACATCTTCGACTGAGAGACACCCTGACGGCCGTTTTTGACATCGCCAGCATCTCGAAGAGAATGAGCCACGCCCAACTTCTACGCTTCGCCCTGGAAGTGCAGACCCGGTACAATCTTTTTTTCTACTTCGACGTTTACCTCGACGAAGGTGTCACCTACTTCATAAGGAACTTGGCCAGGCTCTCTGAATTCGAGCATATTTGCGACGACGCTTGCAATGCCACCGTTCTTTCCTCAGTCAACGCGTACTTGGACGCAAACTGCACAAACAAGCAAATCACCGCGTGGGAGAATCTGTTTTCGGAAGACGACTCTCCACGGGATGAAGTCGCATGGGCCGAGGTCACCATGGCCTTCGGAGGCATGGAAGCTGAGCAGTTGAAAGCCATATTACTCGAGTTCTTTATCGACGTCGACATCAATAAATTTGCAATTGTGTACTCCAAGGCGGAGCTGTTCGCCGACGTAGCACGTCTTTGGAATGTCGCGAATCAGCCCCTATCGCTATGTCACGCACTGATGATGGTCGCACTTTCTGCATTGGACGGGATCGTCACCGATGGCCCAGACTTAAAGTCGCCCACTCTGCGTAGCGGAGAAGcctgcctgcttcacctccgcagaaGCGTCCAGTTGTTGCGCGCCACTTACGTCGCGGCCCTCACGAGCCCCGAGAAGGACCGCCAACTGAGCTCAATCTTTGAGGCCACACGCCGGAGTTTCATCGGTTACGAGCCGCTTCGAGAGCTCGTGGCAACCGGAAACGACACAGCGAACTTCGAGAATCTAATGCGCAGCATGACCCTCATGCTTCCGGGTGACCTCGTCCTGCGGGAAATGAACGCGCCCGTGTTGAATAACAGTGGTTTCGTGCGCAACATTTTTCGTTTAACAAGGTTCGAACACGACACAATATTTGAGAAGCAGCGACGAGGGCTGCCCGTGCTCGCGGAGGCTTGGCTAGAATATACGCCAGAACGAATGCTGTTCGTGAACCCGAGGACACTCTACGTGACTGCGCCTGCGTATGCCTGGCTGAGCTCCGGTACCGCCAATCCTCTACTCGCGGATGCGCCGGTGATGGCGAGCCGCATGGCGTCCTTGATGTGGAGCAGCGTCCGCCAATGGGATGGGTGGTCTTCAAGGACACAGATCGCGCTACAGTCCTTTCA GGATTGCGTGCAGCAGTCGGAGAGCCTTTCCGTGTACCATGACGAAGAGGACCTGTTTACACTTACCATGGGCCTGCGGATAGCTGCGATTGTCGCCGCCGCGAGCTATGCCGGCGGGGATCCCGCAAGGACCGAGTGGTTTCGAATGAAACTCGCCTGGTGCCTTGAACGCATGTCCGAGGCGCAGTTCTTCTACGCCCGTTACGCCTACTTTCGATGCAGCGTAGACGGCAGTCGTGATTTGGTGAACGGGGCTATCAGGCACAGCACAGACTTCTCCATCGCGTTCCAATGCCAGCCGATGAGGAACGTCGGGAACGAGAGCGGCTGCTCCGACTTTGCCACGACGCGCGCCGATTTCTGA